In a single window of the Mauremys reevesii isolate NIE-2019 linkage group 3, ASM1616193v1, whole genome shotgun sequence genome:
- the LOC120401726 gene encoding trace amine-associated receptor 7a-like yields the protein MTSALLQNEEAQYCFENINGSCYKTSWSFGIRITLYVVLGFLTILTLGGNLMVMISIAYFKQLHSPTNILLASLACADFCLGLTVLPFSSIRSVETCWYFGETFCRFHSSLELSFCYSSIFHLCFISVDRYVAVTDPLIYPLKFTVPVSGMFIAVAWIFSLVYSFSVVFTGANDKGIQESVNALSCVGSCQLVFNKTWVVVSSLLYFIPFFTTIALYSKIFAVAKQQARMIEMISNNTQSSGNYSDRVGKRERKAAKTIGIAVIAFVVFWSPYSITVIADAFFNFITPPLVFDIVVWFTYSNSAINPLIYSVFYPWFRKAMKVVVSCKILQLDCSTMNLFPN from the coding sequence ATGACTTCAGCGCTTCTTCAGAATGAAGAAGCACAATATTGCTTTGAGAATATTAATGGATCTTGCTATAAAACATCATGGTCTTTTGGAATCCGGATAACTTTGTATGTTGTGCTTGGTTTTCTGACAATTCTTACATTAGGTGGAAACCTAATGGTAATGATTTCAATTGCTTATTTCAAACAGCTTCACTCTCCTACAAATATTTTGCTCGCCTCCTTGGCATGTGCTGATTTTTGTTTGGGTCTGACTGTGCTGCCCTTCAGCAGTATAAGATCTGTTGAAACGTGCTGGTATTTTGGGGAAACATTCTGTAGATTCCACAGTTCTTTAGAACTATCTTTTTGTTATTCATCAATATTTCACTTGTGCTTTATCTCTGTTGATCGCTACGTTGCTGTTACTGATCCTTTAATTTACCCTCTCAAGTTCACAGTGCCAGTTTCAGGCATGTTCATAGCTGTTGCCTGGATATTTTCATTAGTATACAGTTTTTCTGTTGTCTTCACTGGGGCTAATGACAAAGGGATACAAGAATCAGTAAATGCCCTCTCATGTGTAGGGAGCTGTCAACTTGTCTTCAACAAAACATGGGTGGTTGTATCTTCTCTCCTTTATTTCATACCTTTTTTTACAACAATAGCACTTTATAGCAAAATCTTTGCTGTGGCTAAACAGCAAGCTAGAATGATAGAGATGATAAGCAACAACACCCAGTCATCTGGTAATTACAGTGACAGAGTTGGCAAAAGAGAGAGGAAAGCTGCTAAAACCATTGGTATTGCTGTGATTGCTTTTGTGGTATTCTGGTCACCTTATTCTATAACTGTAATAGCTGATGCTTTTTTTAACTTCATAACACCACCCCTTGTCTTTGACATTGTGGTTTGGTTCACTTATTCCAACTCTGCCATTAATCCTTTGATTTACTCTGTCTTTTATCCTTGGTTTCGAAAAGCAATGAAAGTGGTTGTGAGCTGTAAAATACTCCAGCTTGACTGTTCAACAATGAATTTATTTCCAAACTGA
- the LOC120401711 gene encoding trace amine-associated receptor 7a-like has protein sequence MTSALLQNEEAQYCFENINGSCYKTSLSSGIRITLYVVLGFLTILTLGGNLMVMITIAYFKQLHSPTNILLASLACADFCLGLTVLPFSSIRSVETCWYFGETFCRFHSCLDASFCYSSIFHLCFISVDRYVAVTDPLIYPLKFTVPVSGMFIAVAWIFSLVYSFSIVFTGANDKGIQELVNALSCVGSCQLVFNKTWVVVSSLLYFIPFFTMIALYSKIFAVAKQQARMIEMMSNNTQSSGNYNDRVRKRERKAAKTLGIAAIAFLVCWSPFFINVIIDAFLDFITPSLLFDIMVWFTYSNSAINPLIYSLFYPWFRKAMKVIVSCKMLRLDCSTMNLFIE, from the coding sequence ATGACTTCAGCACTTCTTCAGAATGAAGAAGCACAATATTGCTTTGAGAATATTAATGGATCTTGCTATAAAACATCATTGTCTTCTGGAATCCGGATAACTTTGTATGTTGTGCTTGGTTTTCTGACAATTCTAACACTAGGTGGAAACCTAATGGTAATGATTACAATAGCTTATTTCAAACAGCTTCACTCTCCTACAAATATTTTGCTTGCCTCCTTGGCGTGTGCTGATTTTTGTTTGGGTCTGACTGTGCTGCCCTTCAGCAGTATAAGATCTGTTGAAACATGCTGGTATTTTGGGGAAACATTCTGTAGATTTCACAGTTGTTTAGATGCATCCTTTTGTTATTCATCAATATTTCACTTGTGCTTTATCTCTGTTGATCGCTACGTTGCTGTTACTGATCCTTTAATTTACCCTCTCAAGTTCACAGTGCCAGTTTCAGGCATGTTCATAGCTGTTGCCTGGATATTTTCATTAGTATACAGTTTTTCTATTGTCTTCACTGGGGCTAATGACAAAGGGATACAAGAATTAGTAAATGCCCTCTCATGTGTAGGGAGCTGTCAACTTGTCTTCAACAAAACATGGGTGGTTGTATCTTCTCTCCTTTATTTCATACCTTTTTTTACAATGATAGCACTTTACAGCAAAATCTTtgctgtggctaaacaacaagcTAGAATGATAGAGATGATGAGCAACAACACCCAGTCATCTGGTAATTACAATGACAGAGTtaggaaaagagagaggaaagctGCTAAAACCCTGGGTATAGCTGCGATTGCTTTTTTGGTGTGTTGGTCACCCTTTTTTATAAATGTAATAATTGATGCTTTTCTTGACttcataactccatcccttctctTTGACATTATGGTTTGGTTCACTTATTCCAACTCTGCCATTAATCCTTTGATTTACTCTCTCTTTTATCCTTGGTTTCGAAAAGCAATGAAAGTGATTGTGAGCTGTAAAATGCTCCGGCTTGACTGTTCAACAATGAATTTATTTATAGAATGA